CCCGGCGCAGGCGTCGACCAGGTCACCGAGCACCAGGTGCGCGAGCTTCGTGCGCCTGGCGTCGCTCGTCGGCTGCACCGGCAGGGTGTAGCCGTCCGGCTGGGCGGGTGCGTCGGCGCCCAGGGCGGCCTCCCACGCGGCCCGCGTCGGGCGCAAGGCGGTCAGCGTTGCCTGGGCCCTCTTCCGGGAGTCGAGCGGGGTCTTGGCGACGATGACCTCGAAGGCGTAGATCGCCGCCTGCAGGGCCGGCAGGATCGCGGTGGGTACTGCGGCCGGACTCGGCACCGTCCCGCCGGCCGGCTTCGCGGGCCTGCCCAGCAGTTGCGCCGCCGCACCGTGGGTCACGCCGATCGCGGCGGCCATCGGCAGGTTGCGGGCCGTCAGGCCTGCGAGTGAGCCGATGTCCGTGGCGGTCTGCTGCTCGAACGTCGCGAGTGGCATCGGTTCGGTGTCCGAGACGATGCCGCTGCCCGTGCCGGTCCGGCGTCGTGGGGCCGGCGTCATACCTTGCGTCGCCATCACCTTCGTCAGGCGGGTGCGCTGCTTCTTGTGCATCGTCCCCAGGCGCGGCGCCCAGCTCGCATCGTCGTAGTGCGCGCACATGATCGCCGCGGAGACGTCGG
This genomic window from Flexivirga oryzae contains:
- a CDS encoding DUF4439 domain-containing protein, with product MSRPEQHARPPRRAVLAVALTGSVLGLTGCGIRLEKDAPKIPGIKTQAPPADQAVLRKVLTDVSAAIMCAHYDDASWAPRLGTMHKKQRTRLTKVMATQGMTPAPRRRTGTGSGIVSDTEPMPLATFEQQTATDIGSLAGLTARNLPMAAAIGVTHGAAAQLLGRPAKPAGGTVPSPAAVPTAILPALQAAIYAFEVIVAKTPLDSRKRAQATLTALRPTRAAWEAALGADAPAQPDGYTLPVQPTSDARRTKLAHLVLGDLVDACAGQVAATRGDRGSFIGLTDLWVTATAQLWRWDTTPRPFPGLQ